The proteins below come from a single Prolixibacter sp. NT017 genomic window:
- a CDS encoding TIM-barrel domain-containing protein → MQNISKFYFIIIPFLLFHTGIYASDISVQLSNSNKGFSLYRSGKKLVEVENIQFDFRNADSVKVISKTEQQIELLTYYPWISPRGTEETVQKQDTLWMNIDTNFIHVFAAPKWAREVQIVLKDLGGNYYGLQETLYPDNKKSPNLRHTTMDVEIQPESYRYHENCASVHSAFFFNSLGYASFFDSFSSGQYRLAQEGKTVLTHNTGKLNWYIFTGNYKTIYNDYYSIIGTPKYVPDWFCGPVIWRDENTGSKQILDDAKRFTELHIPITAMFVDRPYSDGANGWSKMDFSAHYSHPEKWISELNNKYGVELMTWVASATFGDTDFPGLLAGKMCYFDLTNKDAVAEFHRRLESNQYEYGVKGHKLDRADETFPLPEDWADKTDDYSKRNKYPYLYARVTDSLLNQAWGRDNANFARAAYQRSQPYLTAVWGGDVRANWDGLASNISNAMRCSFMGFPDWGTDVGGYLGEGYISPELYTRWLQFGLWTGFYEIKLDGSGGRGRERTPWQYDEAFQKRYAQILTERMKLIPYIYSMLNNSAETGPLMKPMAMVYPEDKRFTNTWDQYIFGEAFLVAPLYSAQNSRKVILPEGNWYDFYSHKKYTGGQTIEVTKSMEEFPVFMKAGSIHAEGQIIAGNSKNWQKTKNYVDLYVVAGGSCSFDLLDPASNTKTHIRVIKSGDKNYEVHIPANALIQNLYVISSDKLSRVTKNGEKNKFELAGTASYCIKNVSGSSLVLTFE, encoded by the coding sequence ATGCAAAACATTTCAAAGTTCTATTTCATAATCATCCCGTTTTTACTTTTTCATACAGGCATTTATGCTTCTGATATTTCGGTACAATTATCAAATTCCAACAAGGGGTTTTCACTTTATCGTTCCGGGAAAAAGCTCGTTGAAGTTGAAAATATTCAATTCGATTTCAGAAATGCTGATTCGGTAAAGGTGATAAGTAAGACAGAGCAACAAATTGAACTGCTTACCTACTATCCGTGGATAAGCCCGAGAGGAACGGAAGAAACAGTTCAAAAGCAGGACACACTTTGGATGAACATTGATACGAACTTTATCCATGTTTTTGCAGCTCCGAAATGGGCACGAGAGGTTCAGATCGTTTTAAAGGATCTAGGCGGAAATTACTATGGTTTGCAGGAAACACTTTATCCCGACAATAAAAAATCGCCCAATCTGCGTCATACGACTATGGATGTGGAGATACAGCCGGAATCGTATCGTTACCACGAAAACTGCGCTTCAGTTCATTCTGCCTTTTTTTTCAATTCACTGGGATATGCCTCCTTTTTCGACTCGTTCAGTTCCGGGCAATACCGTCTGGCTCAGGAAGGAAAAACCGTTCTCACGCATAACACAGGAAAATTGAACTGGTACATTTTTACGGGCAATTACAAAACTATTTACAACGATTACTATTCAATTATTGGTACACCCAAATATGTGCCCGACTGGTTTTGCGGTCCGGTAATTTGGAGAGATGAAAATACGGGGAGCAAGCAAATTCTGGATGATGCCAAACGATTTACAGAGCTACACATCCCGATTACAGCAATGTTTGTGGACCGTCCGTACAGCGATGGCGCCAATGGATGGTCGAAAATGGATTTCAGCGCTCATTATTCTCATCCCGAAAAATGGATTAGCGAACTAAATAACAAATACGGAGTTGAGTTGATGACCTGGGTCGCATCTGCCACATTTGGAGATACAGATTTCCCCGGCTTGCTGGCAGGAAAAATGTGCTATTTCGATTTGACAAATAAAGACGCAGTTGCCGAATTTCACCGCAGGTTAGAAAGCAATCAGTATGAATACGGGGTAAAAGGACACAAATTAGACCGTGCGGACGAAACTTTTCCGCTTCCGGAAGATTGGGCTGACAAAACCGATGATTATTCAAAACGAAATAAATATCCCTATTTGTATGCAAGAGTTACCGATAGCCTGCTCAATCAGGCCTGGGGCCGCGACAATGCAAATTTTGCGCGTGCGGCTTATCAGCGGAGCCAGCCTTACCTGACAGCCGTTTGGGGTGGTGATGTACGGGCAAACTGGGACGGACTGGCATCGAACATATCCAATGCCATGCGCTGTAGCTTCATGGGATTTCCTGATTGGGGAACCGATGTGGGCGGTTATCTTGGCGAAGGATATATTTCGCCGGAGCTTTACACACGCTGGCTTCAGTTTGGTTTATGGACAGGATTTTACGAAATAAAACTTGACGGATCGGGTGGCAGAGGCCGGGAGCGTACACCCTGGCAATACGATGAGGCATTTCAAAAACGCTACGCGCAAATCCTGACTGAACGTATGAAACTTATTCCATACATCTATTCCATGCTGAATAATTCTGCTGAAACAGGCCCGCTAATGAAACCCATGGCCATGGTTTATCCCGAAGACAAACGTTTCACAAATACCTGGGATCAATACATTTTTGGGGAAGCTTTTTTGGTGGCCCCCTTGTATTCTGCCCAAAATAGCCGCAAAGTTATTTTACCCGAAGGCAATTGGTATGACTTTTACTCCCACAAAAAATACACCGGCGGGCAAACGATTGAAGTTACCAAATCCATGGAAGAATTTCCGGTATTTATGAAAGCGGGCTCAATACATGCCGAAGGCCAAATTATTGCGGGAAACAGTAAAAACTGGCAGAAAACAAAAAACTACGTTGATCTTTATGTTGTTGCCGGAGGTAGTTGTTCGTTCGACCTTCTCGACCCGGCGTCAAATACAAAAACGCACATTAGGGTAATAAAAAGTGGCGACAAAAATTACGAAGTTCACATTCCTGCAAATGCGTTAATTCAAAACCTGTACGTAATATCAAGCGATAAACTTAGCAGGGTAACCAAAAACGGGGAAAAGAATAAATTTGAACTGGCTGGTACAGCAAGTTACTGCATAAAAAATGTTTCCGGCTCTTCGCTTGTTTTAACGTTTGAATAA